A section of the Ranitomeya imitator isolate aRanImi1 chromosome 7, aRanImi1.pri, whole genome shotgun sequence genome encodes:
- the LOC138645938 gene encoding histone H1C-like, translating into MMAETAPAAAPAEPAAKSKKQPKKSAAKKSNKSSGPSVSELIVKAVSASKERSGVSLAALKKVLSAGGYDVEKNNSRLKLAVRSLVTKGALLQVKGSGASGSFKLNKKQETKDKVAKKKPAAAAKPKKPAAAKKAAKSPKKPKKAPTAAKKSPKKAKKPAAAKKAAKSPKKPKAAPKPKKVTKSPAKKAAKPSKSPAKKAAKAKKPAAKK; encoded by the coding sequence ATGATGGCAGAGACCGCGCCAGCTGCCGCTCCCGCAGAACCGGCcgccaaatccaagaagcagccgaaGAAATCCGCCGCCAAGAAGAGCAATAAATCCTCCGGCCCCAGCGTCTCCGAGCTGATCGTGAAAGCCGTGTCCGCCTCCAAGGAGCGCAGCGGGGTGTCTCTGGCCGCCCTGAAGAAGGTTCTGTCTGCCGGAGGATACGATGTAGAGAAGAACAACAGCCGCCTGAAGCTGGCCGTCAGGTCTCTGGTCACCAAGGGCGCCCTCCTCCAGGTGAAGGGCAGCGGCGCCTCCGGGTCCTTCAAGCTGAACAAGAAGCAGGAGACGAAGGACAAAGTGGCCAAGAAGAAGCCAGCAGCTGCGGCCAAACCCAAGAAACCCGCTGCTGCCAAGAAAGCCGCCAAATCTCCGAAGAAGCCCAAAAAGGCTCCGACCGCGGCCAAGAAGAGCCCGAAAAAGGCCAAGAAGCCCGCAGCTGCTAAGAAAGCGGCCAAGAGCCCCAAGAAGCCGAAAGCCGCTCCCAAGCCCAAGAAGGTGACGAAGAGTCCGGCTAAGAAGGCGGCCAAACCCTCCAAGAGTCCGGCTAAGAAGGCTGCGAAAGCCAAGAAGCCCGCGGCTAAGAAATAA